The following nucleotide sequence is from Rhizobium etli CFN 42.
GGTTACGGTGTCGCGCGCCTCAATGTACATCCAATCATCATGACGCTGACAACAATGGGCATCGGCCAAGGTATCGCGTTGATCATTTTGCCAATCCCAGGCGGGCGCGTGCCGGAGTGGCTTTCCGGCTCGGTAGCCGGATCCATCGGCCCCGTACCTAACTCATTGTTTTGGTTGATCACGGCATCGCTCTTCGCATCCTGGATTCTCTATCGTCGTCCCTTCGGCCTCTACCTCTTCGCTTCCGGCGGCAATGACTTCAACGCACGGATGAACGGTGTTCCCGTCGAGCGCACCATCATCAAAGCGTATGTTCTTTCCGCTCTATTCGCATGCGCTGCGGGGATGTTTCTTGCAGGTCGCCTTGCATCGGGTGATCCTAAGGGCGGCGCTTCATTCGGGATTGAGTCTGTAACGGCTGCAGCATTGGGTGGGGTCCACCTCGCCGGGGGCATCGGAAGCATTGTGGGAACCGTCGTTGGCGCGGCGATCCTCGGGACAGTGAATAATGTGATGAATCTGGCCAACGTCTCTGCATTTCTTCAGTCGGTCGTCAAGGGTGTGTTGCTTCTCGTACTCGTCGTTTCGCAGCGACGCAAAACAATCGGACTTTGAAAGAAATGGACTTCTCGATGACCACATCAGACTCGAAAACTGAAGCACCATCTCGCTCATTGAGGGGTAAGAGCGCCATTTCGTGGATACTCGGGCTACCGCCCGCATACTATGTGCTCGCAATCCTGGTTGCGGTTGCTCCAGCAGTGAGCGCCACGCTCATAAATCCCAACTACTGGTTTGTAATCCTCAAGCAGTCAGCGCCGCTCGGGATCGCGGTGCTCGCCCAGTCGCTTGTCATGCGGGTGCGATCCATCGATCTCTCTGTCAGCGGTATTTTCGCGTTCGCGATTTATCTGGCCAGCTCGGGCCAGCTCAACAACTATCCACCGCTAATGACCGTCCTCATGCCTGTTGTGATTGGGCTAGCTGTGGGGGGTGTAAACGGAATACTCGTAGCATACGTGCGCGCTTCTGCCGTTATCTCCACACTAAGTGTTTCGGCCATTCTGATTGGGATCGTCCAATACATGAGCGCCGGCCGCGCGCCCGGTTCAACGCCAAGCTGGCTTCGAATACTTACGAGCGGCAATATCCACGGCCTTTCCTATTCCGTGGTCCTGTGGATCGTCATCGCCGCCCTGATTTCTATCGCATTTCGCTTTCTCATCGTCGGGCGTTACTTCAGGGCCGTCGGCGACAATCCGAGGGCGGCGGAAACTACAGGAATTCCGTTGGCACGTACGATTTTTGTCTCGCACACGCTCGCGGGCGCCCTGACAGGCATCGCGGCCCTGGTCCAGGTATCCGCGTTGGCGGTCGGCACCATCAAGCCAGGCTTCGACACCTTCATGAATGCTCTCGCCGCCACGATCCTCGGCGGTGTGACGTTCGGCGTCGACCGGGGCGGCGTCGCCGGGCCGTTCGTTGCCGTCGTTGCCTTCAGCTTCCTGTTCGCGATGCTGACCGTCTTCGGCATCCAGGAGCCGGGCAAGCTTATCGTCCAGGGCGTGATCATTGCATTTGCCGCAATCATCTACGGTGCGCGCGCGGGTCGCGTCTAGTCCGTCGGGCCGATCAAGTCATTCCCGTAGCAATTGCGGGAGAACGCAGGAGAATATAATGGTGAAAATCACTGCGGCTGTCGCCGTGAAGCCAAAGAGCCCGCTGGAATTCCGTGAACTCGAACTGGCTGACCCCGAAGGCAACGAGATCCTGGTTCGCACGGTTGCGAGCGGGATCTGCCACACGGACTTGCTGCTTCGCGACGGTATTTTTGGCCCGCCGGCACCGGTGATCCCGGGGCACGAAGGCGTCGGCGTCGTCGAGGCGGTCGGACCAGAAGTTCAGAGCCTCAAAGTGGGTGATCACGTCGCACTGAGCCAGAGCTCATGCGGATTCTGCGCCGACTGCCGCCGTTCTCACCCAATGAACTGCCAAAACTATACCCAGTACAATCTTACGGGGCTTCGTCCGAATGGTAAGAAGGCATTGCTCTGCGATGAAGTTGGCATTGGCAGCAATTTCGTGGGCCAGTCGTCCTTTGCGACGCATATCCTTGCGACTGAAAACAATGCAGCGCTTTTGCCGAAAACAGACCTCGACCTTACCGACGCTGCGCCACTCGGGTGCGGCATGGCAACGGGTGCAGGAACAGTGATAAACGCGATGAAGCCGGAAATAGGGTCGACGATAGCCGTTTTCGGCGCAGGTGCTGTCGGCATGGCCGCCGTGATGGCCGCCAAAGTTCGTCGGTGCAGCAAGATTATCATCATAGATCTGAATCAGCAGAGGCTAGACATGGCCATGGGGCTTGGTGCCACACATGCGATCAACGGCAAAGATCCCGACGTAGTCAACCAGATCCATGCGCTGACGGGCGGCGGTGCCGACTTCGCGATCGACGCAGTTGGCATCATTCCGGTTATTCTGAACTCGATCAAGTGCACCCGTGCCGGCGGGCACGTTGTCTTGCTCGGCCTCGACGCGCTCGGGAACGACATTCCCATCCCCCTCGATCTAATGGTGTTCAATCGCAAGATCCAGGGTGCGATCCTTGGTGATCAGATTCCACAGCTGTTCATTCCGCAGATGATGGATCTTAATCAGGCTGGGCTTTTCCCCTTCCAAAAATTGATCACCAAGTATCCCTTCGAGAAGATCAACGAAGCGATCGCGGACGCCGAAGCCGGGCGAGTGATCAAGCCGGTCGTCGTTTTCAATTAGGAGCCAGCGCAAATGACATCGAAGAAGTCAGAGGAACAGCACCTTGTCGTTGAATTCAAAACCACGTCCCAAAATCGAAATCGCGTAAAAGAACTCCTTCAGGAATTCATTGGACCCGCCCGCGAAGAGTCTGGTTGTCTCTACTACGACCTCTACCAGCGGTCGGACGATCCGAACACTTTCATCATCTTAGACGGCTGGCAGAATGAGGCGGCTGTCGTTGGCCATGGCGAACATCCTAATGTCAAGCGGGTGCTGGAGCCTCTTCTTCCACTGTTGGTGAGTCCACCGTCGATTAATGTAAATACCCGTATCAGCGACTGATCGGGCGCAATGGCCATTTCTACGAGGCGCGCGCCCCGAGCGCGCAGGTTTGAGGGAGACGAAATGGATACGCATCGAGTTGTCGTAGTCGGCGGTGGCTTTGCCGGACTCCAGTTAGCGAAGGACCTCAAGTGTCCCGACACTTCCATAACGATCGTCGACAGGCGCAACCATCACCTCTTTCAACCGCTCCTCTACCAAGTTGCCACGACTGTATTGGCAACCTCGGAGATAGCCTGGCCCATCAGAGCATTGTTCAGAGGACGAAAGGATGTATCGACGCTGCTGGGCGAGGTTGTTGGCGTTGATACCGAGGCACGCGTAGTATCGCTCAAGGATGGGAATGCTATTCCCTATGACACGCTCGTTCTCGCGACAGGTGCAAGGCACGCCTATTTTGGCCGGGACGAGTGGGAGCCGTTTGCGCCCGGGCTAAAGGCACTCGAAGACGCGACGACCATCCGGCGGCGGCTTCTTCTCGCGTTTGAGAAGGCCGAATTGGAGGCTGATCCCGAACGGCGGAAGGCAATGCTCACGTTCAGCATAATCGGAGCAGGCCCGACAGGCGTGGAGATGGCTGGGATTATAGCGCAACTGGCCCAACGAACCCTTGTTGAGGAGTTCCGTAGCATCGACACCAGATCGGCGCGCATCCTTCTCATCGAGGCAGGTCCACGTGTCCTACCCGTGTTCCCGGAAGCACTTTCGAGATATGCCGAGCAGTCGCTAATCAAGATGGGCGTCGAAGTGAGAACAGGCATTCCCGTGACGGCATGCAACGAGAACGGCATCGCGATCGGAGATGAGTTCGTTTCAAGCCGGACCGTCATCTGGGCTGCGGGGGTGCAAGCGTCGAACGCCGCCGCCTGGGTCGGTGCTGAAAAGGACAGGGCGGGTAGGGCGGTCGTGCAGCCAGATCTGACTGTTGGCGGTAAGCCCGAGATTTTTATTATTGGAGATACTGCCTCCGTGAAGGCCGCTGATGGAACACCCGTCCCCGGAGTGGCTCCCGCCGCCAAACAGCAAGGCAAATATGTCGCTTCGGTAATTGAAGCACGACGTCTGGGTACACCCACTCCAAGTGCGTTCAGATATAGGCATCTGGGAAACCTGGCTACCATCGGGCCGAATTCGGCTGTTATCGACTTTGGGAAGATCCGGCTCAAGGGCGGAATTGCATGGTGGATTTGGGGGCTTGCCCATATCTACTTCCTGATAGGTACGAGGAGCAGATTGGCAGTGGGACTAAGCTGGCTATGGATCTTTGTTTCCGGCCATCACTCCGCACGTTTGATCACGCAAAAAGAAACCTTAAAGGATGAGGTTTAGTCGCTAGCGCGAGCACGCCCGAGTCTGCTGGGCCGTGAATGGAGACCATCAAAGGCCAGACATTTGGGAATCGGTTGCGAAGCGATGGTTGGCAGCAGGTAACAATTCTGTCGGAGTTCCATATATAACAATGATTGATCTTCGCACTATCAACTTAGGCGACTTCGACTGCGTCGAATTCACGGCGAGGACTGGCCGCGACAAGTCAATTGCCCTGTCCGCCTGTCGTTAGCGATAGGCGGGCCTCATGCTTGAATACCGTTTCGGGAAGGAAGTGATGATGTGGAGAGTTGAGAGTGTCCCCCTCTAAGATTGACCATTTCTCGCTCAAAGGTACCTGCAGCGAGGAACTCGCGGCAGCGCTTTCGAGGCTTTCCCCGCAATCTGAAGCGCATGTACATGGCGATAAGACGATCGCCTACGATGTACATGCGATTACCAATGGTCCGATTGCAGTTATTGCCGCGCACTACGAGGGCGACCTAACCGTCCAGCACCGGGGACCGGCGGAGGCAAACATCATCATGCTTCCACTACATGGGCGATCGGTCGTTACCGTTGACGGCAGACAAATCCCGTCAGAGGGAACGCGGGGCGTTTTCGTGAACAGTATGTCGGCGAGTACGACCCAATTCATTGGGCCCAGGAAACATTTGGGGCTTAGGATCGCCCATGATGAGCTGACGCGCCGTTTGGGATGTCGGCTCAATACGCCAATAAGAGGCAGCCTCGATTTTTCGCCAGAAATCGACCTATCGGTCGGGTTCGGCTCCCTTTTGGTTCAACTGGTACCAGTGCTGTATGCTGGATTACGAGACGGAACCCTCCTTCAATCACCGATAGCACTTCATCACCTCACTGAAACGACGATGGAGCTTTTGATCGAAGCTGCGCAGCATCGCTACTCATCTGAGTTATGCCGCGTTGCTGAATCACCCTTACCCAAGGCCGTTAAGCGGGCGGTCGACTATATGCGTGCCAATATTACTCGGCCGCTATCTCTTGAGGAAATCGCAACGGCTTGTGGCGTAAGCCGACGCACTCTTCAAAGCGGTTTTCGCAACTTTCGGAATACGACCCCTCTGGCATTCCTGCAGCACCTACGGTTGGAATTAGTGCATCAGGAACTGATGACAGGCGAACCTGGCCTCTCGGTCACGCAGGTCGCTCTGAAATGGGGCTTCGTGCATAGAGGCAGATTTTCTGCGGACTATCGCAAGCGCTATGGGGTACTTCCCTCGGAAACATTGCGTATATCATAAGCAGATTGCGCCGACCGAGCTACGATCAGCCGGCACGCTCGACCGTCCTCAAGGCTTGCAGCAACAGCACTCTCCAGAAAAGCCGACTGCCTCGGCCCAAGATCTGTCTTGCAGATGATCCCCTGAACGCGACGATGTTCCGATCTGCGCAACGCAGTTCAAGACCACTACAGGGGTTAATCTTATAGTAATTATGCCGAGGTCATCTCACACATAGCGGTCAATGTCGCAATGTTCTGGACCGCGTCGCTAATGGAAGCCGGTGTAATTTATAGTCGTCTATGAGGAACATATGTCGAGACTGCCGCTATCTCTACTTTTAATGATTTTGGCAATTATCCCGTTGACGGCGTTCGTAATCATCGGAGTATCAACATCACTGGGATATTACCGAGAATACTCTACCTTCCGCAGCGCACAAACAACGCAGCGACTTGGGCGGGAAGGCGGATTCCTCGCCCAAGCTATAGCGGCGGAAGCGTTTGCAGGCGCCGACGTGCGTCGGGCAAAGCAAGCTGCATCGGACAGGGCTTTTACAGCGGTCTTTTCCGCTTACGACTCTTGGAAAAAGGCATTCGACGATCCGGCCATAGAACGGGCGGTACAGATCATTCGTGAAAGGCGGGACAATATCGATAGCTTCCGCCGGCGCGTCGATGACGGAACGGCTAGCGAGGCGGAGGGAGCTGTTGCTTTGCGCCCAGCTGCCCTTGCGGGCTTGGAGCTCGTCCGTCGCACTGGGGCGACTGTCAATGATTTGGATTTAGCACGCCAAATTACCGGTTTTCACGCGCTCATGCAGATCACGGAAGCTAGTTTGCTGGAGATCAGGCCCGGCCGAGCCTACGTCAAAAATTCAGCCATGTCCGTCGATCTATTTTCGTCCCTCTTACAGTCAAAAAATCTAAAGCAGCTTTATGTGCCTGCGATGCAGGAATTTCTCCCCGCCGATCTCGTCAAATCTTATGACGACTTCGAGGCCAGCGCCGCAGGCAAGTTCATCGCGGGCGTTCGCGATCAGATGTATGCAAACCAGCCGGGCGTTTCCTTCCCCCCCGAGACGTTGGATCGATGGAATGAAATCACCCAACAGCGGGCTGCTTTGTTGACCGCACTCATTATGCGCACCGGCGACGAGTTGGACGAGATGGCATTTCAGCGTTACGCCGATCTTCGCAATGCCTTTATCGGCTACTCCGGCGCCACGCTTCTGATCATGTCTACGGTACTCATTTTGTGCATTTCGGTCGTTCGGAGAATTTCAAGCTCCATTCGGACTCTGACAAGCCGAATGAAGGCACTCGCAGAAGGCGATACGTCGGCGCCGGTGCCCTTGACGATCCGACGCGACGAGATCGGGGACATGGCGCGTTGCCTTGAGTTTTTCCGCGGCGCGGCCATACAGAAAAGTAACCTGGAGACATCCGCGGAAGCTGAGCGCATTCGTTCTGACCAAGAGAAGCTGGATATTCAGGTAAGGGCGGAAAAAGAAGCAGAAGAGCGCCTCATCCGAGCGACGACGGCATTGGCAACCGGGTTGAAGCGGATGGCGGATGGAGACTTGATTTATGAAATTGAGGAGCCGTTAGCGCCACAGTTTGAAAGTTTGCGCAGGGATTTCAACGCTTCCATTCGTCAGCTCCGGGACGTGCTTGTTACCGTCGGCCATTCAGTCGAAACGGTCACGAATGGCAGCTCGGGCGTCTCGGCCGCATCTGAAAATCTTTCAAGACGCACGGAGCAGCAGGCGGCTTCGCTCGAGGAAACTGCAGCGGCGTTGGAGGAGATAACCGTCAACGTTGCATCGACCACGAAGAGGACGGCTGAGGCGCGCGGAGCCGTCCAACAGATGCGAGATCATGCGGAAATGTCCGGTCGGGTTGTACGCGATGCTATCGGCGCCATGAATCGCATTGAAAACTCCTCCAAGCAGATTTCCCAGATCATCAGCGTCATCGACGCGATCGCCTTCCAAACGAACCTCCTGGCGCTGAACGCCGGCGTCGAAGCAGCGCGTGCTGGCGACGCGGGAAAAGGCTTTGCGGTTGTTGCCCAGGAGGTCAGGGAGCTTGCACAGCGCTCAGCGACAGCGGCAAAAGAAATCAAGGATCTCATCGGCAATTCAGCTCTTGCCGTCGACGAAGGCGTAAGGCTCGTGAGTGAAACCGGATCGGGCCTGAGAACGATTGAAGAGCTTGTGCAGGATGTAAATCTTCATATGGACGCAATCGCAACGGCCTCCCAGGAACAATCGTCGGGCCTGCGCGAGATCAACGGCGCGGTTAACCATATGGACCATGCCACTCAAGAAAATGCGAGCATGGTCGCGGAGATGAATACTGCAGGATCGCACCTCGCTCAAGAGAGCCAAAGCCTAGCCGCACTGTTGAAACATTTCCACTTCAAAGACGAGAGCGGGAAGCCACAGAAGGTCACGGGCGAACTTGGGAAGAGCTTCCCGCCCGGTCAGACAATGGTTGACCGCGGAGACTATCCGATGCGCCGTGGTAACCTGGTGCTCGCGCCTTCGAATGATGATTGGCAAGCGTTCTAAATGATATGGGCGGCGTCGCCGACCACATGCAAATACACGTCTTTGATGATTCTGAATGAGAGCGATATCCCGGTGGGGTAGCGGCATGGTACTCCGCCAAATGACTTGTGCGGTCCTAACAAAATGCTGGCTTGACGCATGATTGCTCAGCCACGTGACAAAGCAGGACAGGCACATGAAACACGTACGTCAATCGGAACGCACATCCCGCCCCGAACAGCCTGTGGAAGTGCAGATGCCGACTGATGCTCAAATCGACCAGGGGCGTGGAGCCTTCCGCAACGCGGTCAATGCCAGCCCTCCGCTTGCCACGGGCACGGCCCCGCCATTTTCGGAAGCCTCCGTTGTCCGGCCATCGCACGGTCACGACGCAGATGTCGCAAGTCTGAAGCAACCGTTTGAGAAGGCTTTCCGGGCGAATCCGCGGCATCCTGCGACAAACATCGACTTGCCATTCAACGCCGAAGAGATGTCCAGTGCCGTCGTACTCGACGCGATCCCGTTACCCGTCTTCTTCAAAAACAGAGATGGGATACACCTTGGTTGCAACAGGGCCTTCGAAAGCTTCTCCGGCCGCTCAAAGGGAGATATTATCGGAAAAACCGTTTTCGATTTGGTGCCCGCACCCATAGCCGAGACGTATGCCGCGTTGGACGAGGCGCTTTTTGCAAATGGCGGTGTTCAGCAATATGAAGCAAAGGCCACCACCGAGAATGGTGGTGTCGTTGATCTTTTACTCAGCAAGACCGCAATCACTGATATCGCTGGTAACAGGATCGGCTTGGTTGGCGCGATGTTGGACATCACAGAGCGAAAACGTGCGGAGCATGATCTCAAAGAGGCTCTTGAATTCGCAGAGGGAATTATTGCCGCCATTCCTGACGTTCTGTTCGAGGTAAATGCCGACGGTCGCTACCTGCAGGTCTGGGCAAGGAATCAGGAGATCCTGGCGCAGCGAAAAGAAGTGCTGCTCGGCAAGCTTGTCCGCGATGTGCTCCCTCCAGATCAGGCCGACATCGCTATGCTGGCTCTTGAAGAAGCCGATGAAACCGGCGCCTCCTACGGTCGTTGTGTCCGTATAGCCCTACCAAACGGCGAATCCCGTTGGTTTGAACTGTCGGTCGCAAGGCGACCAAGCAGCAATCACTCAACCGTCACTTTTCTGGTGTTATCTCGCGATATTACCGAACGAAAGCACGCCGAGGGCACGACTATTGAAGCTCGGGCTCGCCTCCTAAGTGTCCTGCAGACCATTCCGGATATGGTATGGCTGAAAGACGTAACAGGCAAATATCTGTTGTGCAATCATGCCTTCGAAGAATTGGTCGGCAAGGCAGAAGCGGAAATCGTCGGGAAAACGGATTATGACCTGTTTACTCCCGAACTCGCCCAGTTTTTTCGTGACAAGGATGAGGAGGCCATGCAAGCCGGCCGTATTCTCATCAATGAGGAACGGTTTACCGCTCACGAGGACGGTCGATCAACGCTTTTGGAGACTCGTAAGGTTCCGGTATTCACGGGGGGAAAGCTGATGGGGATCCTCGGCGTCGCCCGCGATATCACCGAACTGGACACGTCCCGTAAGAAAATCCATCAGATGGCATTCTACGATTCTCTGACCGGCCTGCCTAACCGGACACTTTTCAATGAACGGCTACGCGAGATGATCGGGGACGCGGCTTCGGCGGGCCAGCGAGCCGGGGTGATGCTGATCGATATGGACCATTTCAAAGCGATCAATGACACTATGGGACATCCCGTCGGTGACGAGTTGCTGCGGCAGGTGGCGACACGCATGAAAAAAGGCGTCCGTGCCAGCGACACCGTGGCGAGACTCGGTGGAGATGAATTTGCAGTCTTGCTGCCCAATGTTCAGGACAATGACGATTTGGCTCAAATTGCCAGCAGAATGCTTGCCGCATTCGGCGAACGCTTCATGCTTTCCGACAGGGAGATCTTTGTATCCTGCAGCATCGGGATATCGGTATTTCCAAATGACGGCGACGCTCCCGACGATTTGGTGAAATATGCGGATTCTGCGATGTATTTGGCGAAGCGCTCGGGGCGTAGCAACTTCCGCTTCTACTCAAAGGATCTCACGATTGGGGCTGAAAAGCGCCTAGCGCTAGAATCAGACCTACGCCTAGCTTTGAAACATGAGCAACTTGAACTCCATTATCAGCCAAAGGTCCTATTGGACAACGGAAAGGTGATCGGTTCAGAAGCACTGCTACGATGGCATCATCCGAAGATGGGAATGATCCCTCCGGGAGAATTCATAGGTGTCGCCGAGGAAACGGGATTGATCATCGATCTTGGACGATGGGTGCTGCATGAGGCGTGTTGCACGGCTGCCGTCATGAATGCAGATGGACTGCCCCCGCACAAGATTGCGATAAATTTGTCTCCTAAGCAGTTTCAATGCCCGCGTTTGTCGCAAACGGTGGCGGACGTATTGCAGGAAACCGGTTGTCGTGCGGAGTGGATCGAGGTTGAAATAACTGAGAGTCTCCTGCTCCATAACTGCGAGGGCGTTTCGACGACACTCTCTCAATTGCATGCGAGCGGAATTTCCATAGCGATCGATGATTTCGGCACCGGCTACTCATCTCTGAGCTATTTGGCTAACTTTCCCATTGATACCCTCAAAATTGACCGGTCATTCATCAATCGATCCGACAAGCGAAGTAGAGAACTGGTCAAGGCAATTCTCTCAATTGCGCGCTGCCTAGGGCAAAATGTAGTCGCTGAGGGCGTGGAGACGGTCGATCAAGAAAAATTCTTGGCTGAAAGCGGCTGCGCTGTGGCACAGGGGTTCTACTATAGCAAGCCCATCCCGAAGTCCGAACTTCTCGCTGCAAACGCAGTGCCCGAGTTCTCTCGCGGTGATTCCCATCTTACGCCGATGCCCGCAGAGGAAGGGGTGGCACTCATGCGCTTGCCTCCCGCATCTGTTGGGACCCGAACCGCGTGAAGCCTACGGCTAACAGCGCGCAGGATCCACGCCACCTGCGGCGCTGTTTATACCGCACTCATCCAACGGAAGCCCAAACTACTCTGGGCGATTGGATAAAACGCGGACCAACAGGAACTACTGAAAACTTCAGGTGCTTTGATGTTCCGAAATATGCAGGCCCTGTACCGAATTGCGCGACGAAACATACGTTGACGTGTTTTCGCTTTCGATTGCCATTGCAAAGACTTGCCCAGTACAATCTACTATTCTGAGTCAATATCGTCAAAAGCATAACCGTGCAAAAGCTCATCCCATTTCCCCATCCGAATAGAAATTCTGCGGATTTGAAAAGTTCAACTGCGAATTCGAATGGCTCCGGACATTTCGACATCATCCAATCGCTGAAATCGGAACTTCACGATTTGGCTAGTGCCGTAAATCAGTTGGAGGCGCTATGTGAGTCATACCGATCCCAAGCTGATACGTGCTCGCAACCTGACTGAACGACTGAGCGTCCGCGCTTGTCATCGTATTCCCTATGACCCTCTCTGGGCGTGGCGGCCAGTGGTTCGTTGAATCTTGCCAAACGTTCCCGGATCCCACCACTTCCCGAACACGGGAGCTTCAATTCGATCAACTCGAAACTTTCGGCCATTTGAACGGGTGGCGGAAAAAAACGCCAGCGATTGCGCCGTGATTTCGTAATGGTTCTGCCTATTTGCTGAAGGCGGTCGGCCGATTGGAATGCTCCATCAGACCTCAACTTACCGGCAGCAAGGACTGCAGGTTCGATAGCTTCTTTTCGTGGATGAGGATATACGGATCCTCGAACTCTACCCGCATCTTGTCCTGGTTGGCGACGAAGTAGGGGCTGAGGTACGGGTCGAATTGCATGCGCGCGAAGACTACGAGTTTGGTCTCGGCGGTCTTGGCTTCCTCGACGAAATGGCACTCTCGTAGCTAACCTTCTCCATTGCGTCGACGAGGAACGGCCGCGCAAGGTCGATGCCACGCTTCGGGTCCATCGATTCATCCCGGACGCTCCCGCCTTGCGTAATAGACTGGATTTTTCATTTCTGCCTGGGTTTCAAACCAGTCTCGCCGTGGTGTTGCTGCATCCCGTCCTGCCCCGGCTTTTGGTCCTGCCAGGCTCGCGCCGCCCACAACGGCTTTGCCGTCCTCCACTTCGTTGCGGCCCTGCGGGTGCGGGCCGCGCTTGCAGCCCGGCTTTTGGACCGCCGTAGCAGGTCGCGATGGCCGCGACCTCGAACGGAGGTTCAGACATGAACAGGCAGCAATCCAATCAACGATCCGATATCTACAGCCGCATCACCACCAAGATCATCGCCGATCTCGAACAGGGCGTCCGTCCATGGACCAAGCCGTGGACGGCGGGAGGCGGGACGGCCGAGGTCAGCCGGCCACTGCGCCACAATGGCCAACCATACACCGGCATCAATGTTCTGCTCCTCTGGTCTGAAGCCATCGCCCGCGGCTTCGCATCACCAAGGTGGATGACGTTTCGTCAGGCAATCGAGCTTGGCGGCGCCGTTCGCAGGGGCGAAACCGGCACGACCGTCGTCTTTGCCAGCTCTTTCATTCGCGCC
It contains:
- a CDS encoding sensor domain-containing protein yields the protein MKHVRQSERTSRPEQPVEVQMPTDAQIDQGRGAFRNAVNASPPLATGTAPPFSEASVVRPSHGHDADVASLKQPFEKAFRANPRHPATNIDLPFNAEEMSSAVVLDAIPLPVFFKNRDGIHLGCNRAFESFSGRSKGDIIGKTVFDLVPAPIAETYAALDEALFANGGVQQYEAKATTENGGVVDLLLSKTAITDIAGNRIGLVGAMLDITERKRAEHDLKEALEFAEGIIAAIPDVLFEVNADGRYLQVWARNQEILAQRKEVLLGKLVRDVLPPDQADIAMLALEEADETGASYGRCVRIALPNGESRWFELSVARRPSSNHSTVTFLVLSRDITERKHAEGTTIEARARLLSVLQTIPDMVWLKDVTGKYLLCNHAFEELVGKAEAEIVGKTDYDLFTPELAQFFRDKDEEAMQAGRILINEERFTAHEDGRSTLLETRKVPVFTGGKLMGILGVARDITELDTSRKKIHQMAFYDSLTGLPNRTLFNERLREMIGDAASAGQRAGVMLIDMDHFKAINDTMGHPVGDELLRQVATRMKKGVRASDTVARLGGDEFAVLLPNVQDNDDLAQIASRMLAAFGERFMLSDREIFVSCSIGISVFPNDGDAPDDLVKYADSAMYLAKRSGRSNFRFYSKDLTIGAEKRLALESDLRLALKHEQLELHYQPKVLLDNGKVIGSEALLRWHHPKMGMIPPGEFIGVAEETGLIIDLGRWVLHEACCTAAVMNADGLPPHKIAINLSPKQFQCPRLSQTVADVLQETGCRAEWIEVEITESLLLHNCEGVSTTLSQLHASGISIAIDDFGTGYSSLSYLANFPIDTLKIDRSFINRSDKRSRELVKAILSIARCLGQNVVAEGVETVDQEKFLAESGCAVAQGFYYSKPIPKSELLAANAVPEFSRGDSHLTPMPAEEGVALMRLPPASVGTRTA